The window CAATCCTCAACTGATGGTAGCATCTGCTATACCCTATCATGTTGTGATCGAATACTTAAGCAGATGTATCATTGAAATCGGAAGTTTTAAACGCTTCAATGATTTATTGGTTCAACTCCTTTGGGATTGGATAAATGGATTTACTGATACCGCAGGCTAAAGCCTACGGCTACTATTATTGAATCCCTTTGGGGTTTTTTCTCTTACAGCAAACACTGTTTCCGATAGCACCGAACTTTGGTTGGTTATTTCAAGATGTCGCTCCTAACGGAGCTTTAAAAAGATAACCGATGGCTGATGGCTACAAAGGTTTAGCACCTTCAAGGAGTCAGGTTATCATAACTCAATGCTCGAATCTAAAGGAAACAATTTACAGCATTTATTATCTCATAACCTTGAAAGGGTGGAACAGGATAACAGCATCCTTTAGTACATTATCAAAGGGTTATCTCTCTATTCCAATTCAATACTTGCCTATTTTTAATAAAAAAACACCTGAAGAGAAAGTTCTTCAGGTGTTTGAAATATCCCAATATGTATTTAGTTGGCTGAAATTACATGTGTCAATTCCTTTTCAATAAAGGTCAGCTCTTCATGGCTAAGAGATACTTCCATTGCTTTTGCATTCTGAATAGCCTGTTCTGCATTTCTTGCCCCTGCCAGCACCACTGTAATGCCATCTTGCAAGGTTGTCCACCTTAATACCAGTTGTGCCAAACTAACAGATTTATCAGCAGCCAAACCTGATAGCTTATCGAGGAAACCTTTAACCTTATGCAAATCAAACTGCTTAAAGTATTCGTTACGGTGGTCGTCCTCTTTCAATTTTCCATCTTGGAAATATTTACCTGTCAAAAGGCCCCTTTCCATTGGACTATAGGCAATAATACCCACCTTGTTCTGAATCGCATATGGCACCAAATCACTTTCGATTGACCTGTTCAGCATACTATAGGCCACCTGATTACTGGCTGGTAAAAACGTTTCAGCTGCTTCATCAAGTTGAGCTACAGCGTAGTTGCTTACACCTGCTGCCCTAATTTTCCCTTGCTCCACCAAACGTTCCATCGTTTCCATCACTTCGCTAATGGCAGTACTGTCATCTGGCCAATGCAATTGAAGCAAGTCTATATAATCTGTCTTCAGCCTTTTCAGACTGTCCTCCACCTCTCTGATGATACTTCCCTTTCCTGCATACTTGTAAACAGGAATTGTATTCCCATTTTCTACTGCATCAAAGAAATGAATGCCCTTCCCTTGATTGCTGCCATCCCAAACCAATCCGAATTTTGTCAGCAATTGAATTGAAGAACGGTCCTTTCCTTTTATGGCTTCTCCAATAACCTCCTCACTCAAGCCAAATCCATAAAATGGTGCTGTATCAATGGTTGTTACCCCATTTTCCAACGAAGCCTGAACGGAAGCAATCGAATCTTTATGGACATTACCGCCCCACATATTACCACCAATGGCAAAGGATCCGTATGTGATCGCTGACAGTTTTA of the Limibacter armeniacum genome contains:
- a CDS encoding aldo/keto reductase — translated: MEYRALGNTDIKLSAITYGSFAIGGNMWGGNVHKDSIASVQASLENGVTTIDTAPFYGFGLSEEVIGEAIKGKDRSSIQLLTKFGLVWDGSNQGKGIHFFDAVENGNTIPVYKYAGKGSIIREVEDSLKRLKTDYIDLLQLHWPDDSTAISEVMETMERLVEQGKIRAAGVSNYAVAQLDEAAETFLPASNQVAYSMLNRSIESDLVPYAIQNKVGIIAYSPMERGLLTGKYFQDGKLKEDDHRNEYFKQFDLHKVKGFLDKLSGLAADKSVSLAQLVLRWTTLQDGITVVLAGARNAEQAIQNAKAMEVSLSHEELTFIEKELTHVISAN